Proteins encoded in a region of the Cytobacillus pseudoceanisediminis genome:
- a CDS encoding competence protein CoiA family protein → MAKEKGLDPILEPYYPDICQRPDIGVHYEGVNYALEYQCSIISEELFKKRSEAYFQSGIVPIWILAGKNIKRIGKTKISLSGFQYFFLRQTPSGKWVIPSFCPNTNSFINVSQIHPLTVRNAYAHYDVKTIFHADPDFLFDPYFKNEFNISEWKKEIRKVKNFLAQSSSAYKNIFLQDLYSRSIAPASLPPEIGLPVRHSPFIETPPIQWQTYLYMDVIGKERPFSHDRMVAAFRNRVKNNDIRVRSIPLIQTGSEVLAVKEYLDILINLNIVKQTGNGLYKRTASCGEPDNCFCLLQREEDFYRSITQSTLQVN, encoded by the coding sequence ATGGCTAAAGAAAAAGGGTTAGATCCAATTCTGGAGCCATACTATCCGGACATTTGCCAGCGGCCAGATATAGGTGTCCATTATGAAGGTGTAAATTATGCTCTTGAATATCAATGTTCAATCATCTCAGAGGAGTTATTTAAAAAACGGTCAGAAGCATATTTTCAGTCAGGTATAGTTCCAATATGGATACTTGCAGGAAAAAATATTAAGCGCATTGGGAAAACAAAAATTTCTTTATCTGGCTTCCAGTACTTTTTTCTTCGGCAAACCCCTTCTGGCAAATGGGTAATCCCTTCATTTTGCCCCAATACAAATTCCTTTATCAATGTCAGCCAAATCCATCCCCTAACTGTCAGAAATGCCTATGCGCATTACGATGTGAAAACAATCTTCCATGCTGATCCAGATTTTTTATTTGATCCGTATTTTAAAAATGAATTTAACATAAGTGAATGGAAAAAGGAAATTCGAAAAGTAAAGAATTTCCTGGCTCAAAGTAGCAGTGCTTATAAAAATATCTTTCTTCAGGATTTATACTCCCGCTCAATTGCTCCTGCTTCACTCCCACCTGAAATCGGCCTTCCTGTCCGTCATTCTCCTTTTATAGAGACGCCGCCCATACAGTGGCAAACCTACTTGTACATGGATGTCATCGGCAAAGAAAGACCTTTTTCTCATGATCGGATGGTTGCAGCCTTTCGCAATAGGGTAAAGAATAATGATATTAGGGTCAGGTCTATTCCACTCATTCAAACCGGATCCGAAGTCTTGGCAGTTAAAGAATATCTGGATATCCTTATTAACCTCAACATTGTTAAACAGACAGGAAACGGTCTATATAAAAGAACTGCGTCATGTGGAGAGCCTGATAATTGCTTCTGTCTTCTCCAAAGAGAGGAGGATTTTTATAGGAGTATCACGCAAAGCACTTTGCAGGTCAATTAA
- a CDS encoding competence protein CoiA family protein, whose protein sequence is MKIGNKRIPHFSHKKGSECPESYERESEYHISGKLLLFQWLKKKG, encoded by the coding sequence ATGAAGATCGGTAATAAGAGAATCCCGCATTTTAGCCACAAAAAGGGTTCTGAATGTCCAGAAAGCTATGAAAGGGAGTCTGAATACCATATTTCTGGAAAGCTGCTTTTGTTTCAATGGCTAAAGAAAAAGGGTTAG
- the mecA gene encoding adaptor protein MecA, giving the protein MEIERINDHTVKFYISYLDIEERGFDREEIWYNRERSEELFWEMMDEVHQEEEFLVEGPLWIQVQALDKGLEVLVTKAQLSKDGQKFELPVPDEKVKDLPVDEHIEEMLDHHFRKSDEDEPGYEGDLEFLLSFKDFEDVISLSKRSILDSITTKLYSFEGKYYLFAEFPEELFEEDDIDNMLSILLEYGHETSTTIHRVMEYGKLIIENDVFENLRKHFK; this is encoded by the coding sequence ATGGAAATCGAACGTATTAATGATCATACAGTTAAATTTTATATTTCTTATCTTGATATAGAAGAAAGAGGCTTTGACCGTGAAGAGATTTGGTACAATCGTGAGCGGAGTGAGGAACTCTTTTGGGAAATGATGGATGAAGTCCATCAGGAGGAAGAATTTCTTGTTGAAGGACCTTTATGGATTCAGGTTCAGGCATTGGATAAGGGTCTGGAGGTTCTTGTAACAAAGGCCCAGCTTTCAAAGGATGGTCAGAAGTTTGAACTTCCTGTCCCGGATGAAAAAGTGAAAGATTTGCCTGTGGATGAACATATTGAGGAAATGCTCGATCATCATTTCCGTAAATCCGATGAAGATGAGCCTGGATATGAAGGCGATCTTGAGTTCTTATTATCATTTAAAGATTTTGAAGACGTTATTTCATTATCAAAGCGGTCAATTCTTGATTCCATTACTACAAAGTTATATTCCTTTGAGGGGAAGTATTATTTATTCGCAGAGTTCCCTGAAGAGCTTTTTGAAGAGGATGACATAGATAATATGCTAAGCATTCTTCTGGAGTACGGGCACGAAACGAGCACAACTATTCACCGTGTAATGGAGTACGGTAAATTGATTATAGAAAATGATGTTTTTGAAAATCTTAGAAAACACTTTAAATAG
- the spxA gene encoding transcriptional regulator SpxA, giving the protein MVTLYTSPSCTSCRKAKSWLEEHEIAYKERNIFSEPLSIDEIKEILRMTEDGTDEIISTRSKTFQKLDVNLESMPLQDLFELIKENPGLLRRPIILDEKRLQVGYNEDEIRRFLPRKVRTYQLREAQRMVN; this is encoded by the coding sequence ATGGTCACATTATACACTTCACCAAGTTGTACATCTTGCAGGAAAGCTAAGTCATGGTTAGAAGAACATGAGATTGCCTATAAAGAAAGAAATATCTTTTCAGAACCGCTATCAATTGATGAAATTAAAGAAATTCTGCGCATGACTGAAGATGGAACCGATGAAATTATTTCTACTCGCTCAAAGACATTTCAAAAGCTTGATGTAAACCTTGAATCAATGCCTCTCCAAGACTTATTTGAGTTGATCAAGGAAAACCCTGGGCTGCTTCGCCGTCCGATCATTCTTGATGAAAAACGTTTGCAGGTTGGATATAATGAAGACGAAATAAGACGTTTCCTTCCAAGAAAAGTTCGGACCTACCAGTTGCGAGAAGCACAGCGCATGGTTAACTAA
- a CDS encoding GNAT family N-acetyltransferase has translation MHWYEKLNQYFPIEEMKSREHMETLLKERSDIYHKDEGPYHVLMYVELDNFVFIDYLFVSKESRGQGLGHKLLQKLKDKGKPIILEVEPVDYEDTDTEKRLRFYKREGFEHAQSIGYSRRSLATNEINSMEILYWSPENESEEMIYEAMKKTYEMIHTYRDAHFYGKSYQPVEEVLTFEENKNGTDVLEDL, from the coding sequence ATGCATTGGTATGAAAAACTGAATCAATATTTCCCTATTGAAGAAATGAAATCCAGAGAACACATGGAAACCTTATTAAAGGAACGGTCAGACATTTATCATAAAGACGAAGGTCCATACCATGTTCTTATGTATGTGGAACTGGATAACTTTGTGTTTATTGATTATTTGTTTGTTTCGAAGGAATCCAGAGGACAGGGACTTGGCCATAAATTACTTCAAAAGCTGAAGGATAAAGGCAAGCCGATCATTTTGGAAGTTGAGCCGGTTGATTATGAAGACACGGATACAGAAAAGCGCCTTCGGTTCTATAAAAGAGAAGGGTTTGAGCATGCGCAATCAATTGGATACAGCCGCCGGTCTCTTGCAACCAATGAAATCAATTCAATGGAAATTCTATATTGGTCTCCTGAGAATGAAAGTGAAGAAATGATTTATGAAGCCATGAAGAAAACATATGAAATGATACACACATACAGAGATGCACATTTCTATGGGAAGTCCTATCAGCCTGTAGAAGAGGTCCTGACCTTTGAGGAAAATAAAAATGGGACGGATGTATTGGAGGATCTTTAA
- a CDS encoding ABC transporter permease, with the protein MMQISKDKFKLVGTQLGEAEKISKPSLSFWKDVFIRFRKNKLALFGLVLLGLLIFMAIFGPYMTPYDYASNDLSNKNQPPSSEHWFGTDDLGRDVFARTWEGARISIFIGVAAAVIDLIIGVLWGGIAGYKGGRTDEGMMRFADILYGVPYLLLVILLMVVLGQGLSTMIIAMSITGWINMSRIVRGQVLSLKNQEYVLAAKTLGANTSRIMGKHLIPNSMGPILVTMTLTIPSAIFTEAFLSFIGLGLTPPIASWGTMANDGLPAMRYYPWRLFFPATFICLTIFAFNVVGDGLRDALDPRMRK; encoded by the coding sequence ATTATGCAGATTTCGAAAGATAAGTTCAAATTAGTCGGAACACAGCTTGGTGAAGCTGAAAAAATTTCAAAACCCAGTCTTTCTTTCTGGAAAGATGTATTTATTCGATTTCGAAAAAACAAGCTTGCCCTGTTTGGATTAGTATTATTAGGACTGCTAATCTTCATGGCAATCTTTGGACCATATATGACTCCATATGATTATGCATCAAATGATCTGAGCAACAAGAACCAGCCGCCTTCTTCTGAACATTGGTTTGGTACAGATGATCTTGGCCGTGATGTATTTGCCCGTACATGGGAAGGTGCACGAATTTCCATCTTCATTGGAGTTGCTGCAGCTGTAATTGATTTAATTATTGGTGTGCTTTGGGGCGGTATTGCCGGTTATAAGGGCGGACGCACAGACGAGGGTATGATGCGCTTTGCCGATATTTTATATGGTGTACCGTACTTATTATTAGTAATCTTGTTAATGGTTGTGCTTGGACAGGGATTGTCTACTATGATCATTGCAATGTCTATTACAGGATGGATCAATATGTCCCGTATTGTACGCGGTCAGGTGTTATCTCTTAAAAATCAGGAATATGTACTGGCAGCCAAAACACTTGGTGCAAATACAAGCAGAATTATGGGCAAACACTTAATTCCAAATTCAATGGGACCTATACTAGTCACAATGACGCTAACGATCCCTTCTGCTATTTTTACTGAAGCATTCTTAAGCTTTATTGGACTTGGTTTAACACCGCCTATAGCGAGCTGGGGAACAATGGCCAATGATGGATTGCCGGCTATGCGTTACTACCCATGGCGCTTATTCTTCCCTGCTACGTTTATCTGTTTAACGATTTTTGCTTTTAACGTAGTTGGCGATGGCCTGCGTGATGCACTAGATCCAAGAATGCGTAAATAA
- a CDS encoding ABC transporter permease, whose translation MAKYIGKRLVYMLLSLWMIVTATFFFMRIAPGNPFASEKKLPPEIEANLNAHFGLDKPWYAQYWEYLVRIVNWDFGPSFKYKSQTVNDLINEGFPVSFLLGMEAIFIAVAVGVLLGIIAALKHNRWPDYTAMIVAVLGISVPSFIMASFLQYFLAIKMGIFPVARWESFMHSVLPAVALASTPMAFIARLTRSSMLEVLANDYIKTAKSKGLSRGVITVKHTIRNALLPVVTYMGPLTAGILTGSFVIERIFGIPGLGAHFVTSINNRDYTVIMGVTVFYSILLLVSILLVDIAYGIIDPRIKLAGGKKGE comes from the coding sequence ATGGCGAAATATATTGGAAAACGCTTGGTGTACATGCTTCTGTCTCTTTGGATGATTGTTACAGCAACGTTTTTCTTCATGCGCATTGCACCCGGAAACCCTTTTGCATCTGAGAAAAAACTTCCTCCCGAAATTGAAGCAAACCTGAATGCCCACTTTGGGCTGGACAAGCCATGGTATGCACAGTATTGGGAGTATCTCGTTCGAATTGTCAACTGGGATTTTGGACCATCATTTAAATATAAAAGCCAAACTGTAAACGACCTGATTAATGAAGGTTTCCCTGTTTCATTTCTTCTCGGAATGGAAGCCATTTTTATCGCCGTTGCAGTAGGAGTTCTATTAGGAATCATTGCGGCATTAAAACACAATAGATGGCCGGATTACACAGCGATGATTGTTGCTGTATTAGGTATCTCTGTTCCTTCCTTTATCATGGCATCATTCCTGCAATATTTCCTGGCAATAAAAATGGGTATTTTCCCTGTAGCACGATGGGAATCATTTATGCACAGCGTTCTTCCAGCCGTTGCACTGGCTTCCACACCGATGGCATTTATAGCCCGGTTAACTCGTTCCAGTATGCTTGAAGTTCTGGCGAATGATTATATTAAGACTGCTAAATCAAAAGGTTTAAGCAGGGGAGTAATTACAGTAAAACATACGATCCGTAATGCACTATTGCCTGTTGTAACTTATATGGGACCATTAACGGCAGGTATTTTAACTGGAAGTTTCGTTATTGAAAGAATCTTCGGTATTCCTGGACTTGGTGCACACTTTGTAACAAGTATCAACAATCGTGACTATACGGTAATTATGGGTGTAACAGTTTTCTACAGTATTCTGTTGCTTGTATCTATTCTCCTTGTTGACATTGCATACGGAATCATCGACCCACGCATCAAACTTGCTGGCGGGAAGAAAGGAGAGTAA